A DNA window from Melanotaenia boesemani isolate fMelBoe1 chromosome 6, fMelBoe1.pri, whole genome shotgun sequence contains the following coding sequences:
- the LOC121641048 gene encoding uncharacterized protein LOC121641048 has product MLYPAAVSAAAAAVWLLAVLGLGLSLPAEHSSESDFTLCSDCFYRQTPPQGASAGPLLHPLCHRLPGGQAFATLSRPTCDTAVYSAFHLSHGGTQREEEEGEDLLTEKEEDHIKVGVPALLKGDRDSSHLVSPTESPLQQWDSTVTGLVTSSISPKCSTLGGDIYILLGAGRLGATEDGNECHTTPLWSALCCAYPEGKGGFSVGLIKETGEEERQVSIKEVEEMLGVTQLFFEGCGGGEGETIAIRESLHSKGLSRNTEKIEEHATNVDSGNAELETNKDVTERSESCEQSADVDVCSDKADVSRLPQGTTTDASLSSSDLSHDDQETGKEEDTDSDSTSALNFILSTTLSILKVPLRPVFSTITQLPEQVTYVLQEELGVLAALPGNTFDLVHLFTSDILSYMGSAAEMLLGISETCFSSVYYCSSSMLGALLNSCHTGCTGVGTLAGDTVGIFGDALENTWSVTKFFGGRLYEQCEGYVGTVISEMGGQAEAVGQGFGGLVWRSGNGVGNVFRLGGGLIMMMVDVVTGDVREAFGLESE; this is encoded by the exons ATGCTGTATCCTGCTGCTGTTAGTGCAGCTGCTGCGGCTGTGTGGCTGCTGGCAGTGCTGGGCCTGGGCCTGTCTCTTCCAGCTGAGCACAGCTCAGAGTCAGACTTCACCCTCTGCAGCGACTGCTTCTACAGACAGACGCCTCCTCAGGGAGCCTCTGCAGGGCCGCTGCTGCACCCACTCTGCCACAGACTGCCCGGGGGACAGGCGTTTGCCACTCTGTCCAGACCGACCTGTGACACAGCTGTCTACTCTGCCTTCCATCTCAGCCATGGAGGGACacagagggaagaagaggaaggggaAGACCTTCTG acagagaaagaagaggaCCACATCAAAGTAGGAGTCCCAGCTCTTCTCAAAGGAGACAGGGATTCATCTCATCTAGTCTCACCCACAGAGTCCCCTCTTCAACAATGGGACTCAACAGTCACAGGACTGGTAACATCAAGCATCAGCCCCAAGTGCAGCACATTAGGGGGTGATATTTACATCCTGTTGGGGGCAGGAAGACTTGGGGCAACTGAGGATGGAAATGAGTGTCACACGACACCACTGTGGTCTGCACTGTGCTGCGCTTATCCAGAGGGGAAAGGAGGCTTCAGTGTGGGGTTAATCAAAgagacaggagaggaggagagacaaGTGAGCAtaaaggaggtggaggagatgcTAGGAGTTACACAGCTGTTCTTTGAAGGctgtggaggaggagaaggggagACGATTGCAATCAGAGAGAGCCTTCACAGTAAGGGGCTTtctagaaatacagaaaaaatagaGGAACATGCTACAAATGTGGATTCCGGAAATGCTGAGTTGGAGACAAATAAAGACGTAACAGAAAGAAGCGAATCCTGCGAACAGTCGGCTGATGTTGATGTTTGCTCAGATAAAGCTGACGTTTCCAGGCTTCCACAAGGAACCACAACAGATGCTTCCCTGAGCAGCAGTGATTTATCCCATGATGACCAAGAAACTGGTAAAGAAGAGGACACAGACTCAGATTCCACCAGCGCTCTGAACTTCATCCTGTCCACCACCTTGTCCATCCTCAAAGTTCCTCTGCGACCTGTCTTCTCCACCATCACACAGTTACCCGAACAG GTGACCTACGTTCTTCAGGAGGAACTTGGAGTTCTTGCTGCCCTGCCTGGAAATACCTTCGATCTGGTTCACCTTTTCACCTCTGACATCTTGTCTTACATGGGATCAGCAGCAGAAATGTTGCTAGGAATCAGCGAGACATGCTTCTCTAGTGTTTActactgctcctcctcaatgcTGGGGGCCTTGCTGAACAGCTGCCATACTGGCTGCACAGGCGTGGGTACACTGGCTGGAGACACAGTAGGAATATTTGGGGACGCACTGGAAAACACCTGGTCAGTGACCAAGTTCTTTGGGGGGCGGCTGTATGAGCAATGTGAGGGCTATGTGGGAACAGTGATATCAGAGATGGGCGGACAAGCAGAAGCTGTGGGTCAGGGTTTTGGGGGGTTAGTGTGGAGAAGTGGGAATGGAGTGGGCAATGTTTTCAGGCTTGGAGGGGGGTTAATTATGATGATGGTGGATGTAGTCACTGGCGATGTAAGAGAAGCTTTTGGACTGGAGTCAGAATGA